A genomic region of Brevibacillus sp. JNUCC-41 contains the following coding sequences:
- the tatA gene encoding twin-arginine translocase TatA/TatE family subunit gives MLSNIGFPGLILILLLALIVFGPNKLPQIGRAVGTSLREFKDATKGITEEIQEEFKEDVQAAKKESIK, from the coding sequence ATGCTTTCAAACATTGGTTTTCCCGGTTTGATTTTAATCCTTCTTTTGGCTTTAATTGTTTTTGGACCGAACAAGCTGCCTCAAATTGGTCGGGCAGTGGGTACCTCACTAAGGGAGTTTAAGGATGCAACCAAAGGAATAACAGAAGAAATACAAGAGGAATTCAAGGAAGATGTACAAGCTGCAAAAAAAGAATCGATCAAATGA
- a CDS encoding GntR family transcriptional regulator, translating into MKIIIKNGSEHPLYQQIKDQIKGGILRQELKEGEKLPSIRSLANDLHVSVLTTKRVYDELEKEGFIVTTVGKGSFVASDNLEMLSESKRRMIEKKLSEAWQMAKTLGINKQELYLMMDIIFEEDDE; encoded by the coding sequence ATGAAAATAATTATTAAAAATGGTTCCGAACATCCGTTATATCAACAAATAAAGGATCAAATCAAAGGTGGAATTCTCCGTCAGGAATTAAAAGAAGGTGAAAAACTTCCGTCCATTCGTTCATTAGCAAATGATTTACATGTTAGTGTTCTTACAACAAAAAGAGTATATGACGAATTAGAAAAGGAAGGATTTATTGTAACAACCGTTGGAAAGGGTTCATTTGTAGCATCCGACAACTTAGAGATGTTGTCGGAATCTAAAAGGCGCATGATTGAAAAAAAGCTCTCAGAGGCATGGCAAATGGCTAAAACTCTAGGAATAAATAAACAAGAACTTTATTTAATGATGGATATCATTTTTGAAGAGGATGATGAGTGA
- a CDS encoding pyridoxamine kinase, which produces MKKVAVLQDLSSFGKCSLTAAIPVLSVMGVQACPLPTAILTAQTGYPSFFCEDFTSKMKYFIEEWSKLNVIFDGIYTGFVTGEEQIDNIFHFLDKFYTKETILLVDPVMGDIGEVYKLFTDELLVLMRELVKRADVITPNVTECCLLTGLSYEKLHSYSNEEDYIKAIEEAGNMLQQETGAQVIITGMNPPSADSEKQFIGNMYLDGSRTFYSATQYNGESYSGTGDLFASVIMGSMMRGENLEKSVQLAVAFLTEAINDSSLEQIPKVEGVNFEKYLRMLL; this is translated from the coding sequence ATGAAAAAAGTTGCTGTACTACAGGATTTATCATCTTTTGGAAAATGTTCATTAACAGCTGCAATTCCGGTTCTTTCGGTCATGGGCGTGCAGGCATGCCCTTTACCAACGGCCATATTGACTGCGCAAACCGGATATCCAAGTTTTTTTTGTGAAGATTTTACATCCAAAATGAAATACTTCATAGAAGAATGGAGCAAGCTTAATGTAATCTTTGATGGAATCTATACCGGCTTCGTTACTGGTGAAGAGCAAATTGATAATATTTTCCATTTTTTAGATAAATTTTATACAAAAGAAACCATTTTACTTGTTGATCCAGTAATGGGGGATATAGGAGAAGTCTATAAACTTTTTACCGATGAATTACTGGTACTTATGAGAGAACTGGTGAAGCGTGCAGATGTCATTACACCAAATGTTACAGAGTGCTGTTTATTAACCGGATTGTCTTATGAAAAGCTGCATAGCTATTCAAACGAAGAGGACTATATTAAAGCGATAGAAGAAGCAGGGAATATGTTGCAGCAAGAAACGGGAGCTCAGGTTATCATCACTGGAATGAATCCACCGTCAGCAGATTCAGAGAAGCAGTTTATCGGAAATATGTATTTGGACGGAAGTAGAACCTTTTATAGTGCGACGCAGTATAACGGTGAAAGCTATTCAGGTACTGGTGATTTATTTGCATCTGTGATTATGGGAAGCATGATGCGTGGAGAGAACCTAGAAAAATCCGTACAGCTCGCAGTGGCATTCCTGACAGAGGCTATCAATGATTCCTCCTTGGAGCAAATTCCTAAAGTAGAAGGAGTTAACTTCGAAAAATATTTACGAATGTTATTATGA
- a CDS encoding ECF transporter S component has translation MQNTQSYSRSSQKTMDLIITAMLIALVFVSTFFLNIKLPISANGGLVHLGTAMLFIASILFGPKKAALAGAIGMGLFDIVGGWTLWAPITIVARGLQGYIVGKIAWSKGRNGTSTAFNVIATIVSIPFMIAVYYIGEGILYGTWIAPLASIPGDLVQNILGIIVAVPVCVALKKVPYFK, from the coding sequence ATGCAAAATACACAAAGTTATTCAAGGTCAAGTCAAAAAACTATGGATTTAATTATTACCGCAATGTTGATTGCACTTGTGTTCGTATCTACTTTCTTTTTGAATATTAAACTGCCAATTTCCGCAAATGGAGGGTTAGTTCATCTAGGAACAGCTATGCTTTTTATTGCATCTATTTTATTTGGTCCTAAAAAAGCAGCTCTTGCTGGTGCGATAGGAATGGGGTTATTTGATATAGTTGGAGGGTGGACATTGTGGGCACCTATCACCATTGTGGCGCGTGGTTTGCAAGGATATATAGTTGGTAAAATCGCTTGGTCAAAGGGTCGCAACGGTACTAGCACTGCTTTCAATGTAATAGCAACAATCGTTTCCATTCCATTTATGATAGCTGTTTATTATATTGGTGAAGGGATTCTATACGGTACTTGGATTGCACCTTTAGCTTCGATACCTGGAGATCTCGTTCAAAATATATTAGGAATTATCGTTGCCGTTCCAGTTTGTGTGGCTTTGAAAAAGGTTCCTTATTTTAAGTAA
- a CDS encoding ABC transporter ATP-binding protein, whose translation MTAVLDVKNLKKELDTFSLDNVEFLLNEGCITGFIGINGSGKTTTIKTILGLYPRDEGSIKFFGKEIEKNEYIVKNRIGVVLDEGYFYEDMTLKEMKSIIAPAYTNWDESVFLKYINRFNLKLNQKIATLSKGMRMKFAITLALSHHADLLIMDEPTSGLDPLIRNELMEILLDFMEEDGKSVFFSTHITSDLDKVADMLILIDKGRIIFNESKDDLLDRHALVKGDNSLINEHTRRLFLSLRQTAVGFEGITDKLEVVREQMNDCLIERPSIENIMLAYVKE comes from the coding sequence ATGACAGCTGTTTTAGATGTGAAAAACTTAAAGAAAGAGTTAGATACTTTCAGCTTAGATAACGTTGAATTTTTATTAAACGAAGGTTGTATAACTGGATTTATCGGAATTAATGGTTCCGGAAAAACAACAACTATAAAAACTATACTTGGACTTTATCCAAGGGACGAAGGTAGCATTAAGTTTTTTGGCAAAGAAATAGAAAAAAATGAGTACATAGTAAAGAATCGTATCGGGGTTGTTTTAGATGAAGGCTATTTTTATGAAGATATGACATTGAAAGAAATGAAAAGTATAATTGCTCCTGCATATACGAACTGGGATGAATCTGTTTTTTTAAAGTATATCAATCGATTTAATTTGAAATTAAACCAAAAAATTGCAACCTTATCGAAAGGTATGCGAATGAAATTTGCCATTACATTAGCTCTTTCTCATCATGCTGATTTATTGATAATGGATGAGCCAACAAGTGGTCTTGACCCATTAATTCGTAATGAGTTAATGGAGATACTTTTAGACTTCATGGAAGAGGATGGAAAAAGTGTATTCTTTTCTACTCATATAACTTCTGATTTGGATAAAGTAGCTGACATGCTTATATTGATTGATAAAGGCAGAATCATATTCAACGAAAGTAAAGATGACCTACTGGATAGGCATGCTTTGGTCAAAGGAGATAATAGTTTAATCAATGAACATACAAGAAGATTATTTTTAAGTTTGCGTCAAACAGCAGTTGGCTTCGAAGGAATTACCGACAAATTAGAGGTAGTACGTGAACAAATGAACGATTGTCTAATAGAGAGGCCTTCCATTGAAAATATAATGTTAGCCTATGTAAAGGAGTGA
- a CDS encoding ABC-2 transporter permease, producing the protein MLFHLVKKDFILAKKYLLFMVIFAVIGPIIIYSKLGFDNGSFTSFLITVLFTEYILFNMVSMQEDKYVGSALLCTTPHTRNGVIKAKYLFVLVIFIGCFLLFNLAGAIGSSTGLARLNIYSIGIALLIISIFFGILIPIQTKFGYEKTKYIFFILIFLTPFILPTIIEWYQSMNFNINFHLPLPQTVMVWMPFMISIFIILISMIISIKIFSKKNL; encoded by the coding sequence ATGCTATTTCATCTTGTCAAAAAGGATTTCATTCTAGCCAAAAAATATCTATTATTTATGGTTATTTTTGCAGTTATTGGACCCATAATTATTTATTCAAAGTTAGGATTTGATAACGGTAGCTTTACAAGTTTTCTTATTACCGTTTTATTTACGGAATATATTTTGTTTAATATGGTTTCGATGCAAGAGGATAAATATGTGGGATCAGCACTTCTTTGTACAACCCCACATACTCGTAATGGTGTCATTAAAGCAAAATATCTATTTGTTCTTGTGATTTTTATTGGGTGTTTCCTTTTATTTAACCTTGCAGGAGCAATTGGTTCTTCTACAGGGCTAGCAAGATTAAATATTTATAGTATAGGGATAGCTCTTTTGATCATTTCTATTTTTTTCGGAATATTAATACCTATTCAAACTAAATTTGGCTATGAAAAAACAAAGTATATCTTTTTTATTTTGATATTTTTAACTCCATTTATACTACCTACTATTATTGAATGGTATCAATCGATGAATTTTAATATCAATTTTCACTTGCCACTACCTCAAACAGTAATGGTTTGGATGCCTTTTATGATATCTATATTTATTATCTTAATTTCAATGATTATATCAATCAAAATCTTTTCAAAGAAAAACTTATAG
- a CDS encoding MFS transporter has product MAKINTSEVISNSKFNRFHFGLLAWCFIIILFDGYDLVVYGTVVPVLTEEWNLTSVEAGAMGSYGLFGMMFGAIFFGTLADRIGRKNVIAISLILFSLFTLLCGFANTPTMFSTFRFLAGLGLGGIMPNVIALLTDYAPKTMRSMVVSIVLCGYSFGGMLAPILGILLMPSLGWESIFWFAGIPLLFLPFMMKRLPEASTHLIRIGKKEELIRVLSKVSPESKFDIKDEMVEVKKTDANMPIVGLFKDSRALSTLMFWIAFFMCLLMVYGLNTWLPKLMIEAGYALNSSLGFLIVLQGGAIVGTLIIAKLCDRYGSKKMLVPMYALGAVSLTLLGMGGSSFVIYTLVAVAGACTIGAQNLVQAYVSQYYPPNIRSTALGVASGIGRIGGMLGPILGGFLLSISLPIQLNFIAFAIPGLIAAVALSFVPVKMAYYKHDHLEPAEEMVEESNKMNVL; this is encoded by the coding sequence ATGGCTAAAATTAATACGAGCGAGGTAATTAGCAACAGTAAGTTCAATCGATTTCATTTTGGATTGCTGGCATGGTGTTTTATCATTATCCTTTTTGATGGCTATGACCTCGTCGTTTACGGTACGGTTGTCCCGGTATTGACGGAGGAGTGGAACCTTACTTCCGTGGAAGCGGGGGCCATGGGGAGCTATGGACTATTTGGAATGATGTTCGGGGCCATTTTCTTTGGTACATTAGCAGATCGGATTGGCAGAAAAAATGTAATCGCTATTTCACTGATTTTATTTAGTTTATTTACACTATTATGTGGATTCGCGAACACGCCTACCATGTTTTCGACTTTCCGATTTTTAGCCGGATTAGGGCTAGGGGGAATCATGCCGAACGTCATTGCCTTATTGACGGATTATGCACCGAAAACGATGCGGAGCATGGTCGTTTCAATCGTTTTGTGCGGTTACTCATTCGGAGGGATGCTTGCCCCGATACTGGGTATCTTGCTTATGCCTTCACTAGGCTGGGAATCAATATTCTGGTTTGCAGGTATACCATTGTTATTTTTACCCTTCATGATGAAGCGTTTACCAGAGGCTTCGACGCATCTGATCAGAATTGGCAAAAAAGAAGAATTGATCAGGGTATTATCCAAGGTCAGTCCGGAGAGTAAATTCGACATCAAGGATGAAATGGTGGAAGTGAAAAAAACAGATGCGAATATGCCGATTGTTGGATTATTCAAGGATTCCCGTGCATTAAGCACACTGATGTTCTGGATTGCCTTTTTCATGTGCCTATTGATGGTATATGGATTGAATACATGGTTACCAAAGTTAATGATCGAGGCAGGCTATGCGCTGAATTCAAGCTTAGGTTTCTTGATCGTTCTTCAAGGGGGCGCTATCGTAGGCACACTTATCATCGCTAAACTTTGTGATCGCTATGGATCCAAGAAAATGCTTGTGCCGATGTATGCGCTTGGGGCAGTCAGTTTGACCCTATTGGGAATGGGCGGAAGCTCCTTTGTAATTTACACTTTGGTAGCGGTTGCAGGAGCCTGTACCATTGGTGCCCAAAATCTTGTACAAGCCTATGTTTCCCAGTACTATCCACCCAATATTAGATCTACGGCATTAGGGGTTGCATCTGGAATCGGAAGGATCGGCGGTATGCTCGGACCAATCCTCGGCGGATTCCTATTATCCATCTCGCTGCCCATCCAACTGAATTTCATCGCCTTCGCTATTCCGGGTCTCATTGCAGCGGTTGCGTTATCATTCGTTCCAGTAAAAATGGCTTATTATAAACATGATCATCTGGAACCAGCTGAAGAAATGGTGGAAGAGTCCAATAAAATGAACGTCTTGTAA
- a CDS encoding MFS transporter yields MIKNLSSWKYPSILLIGIGVSNVGEWIYFIALNLIVLDMTNSPLAVSGLYIIKPLASLVTNFWSGSMIDRINKRKLMVFLDVFRAVFIAFLPFMTSISLIYIVVFIINMASSMFGPTSMIYITKLIPQEKRKQFNSLHSLVTSGAFLIGPAVAGLLFFIGTPIFAIYINAIALFISGMITLIMPNIEKQTVASSTNNRLSIAIIKNDWNSVVEFSRRSRYIMLIYFLFSCVMVVMASAVDSLEAAFAKEVLFLSDSKYGLLVTIAGAGIIVGSIINSLLVKKLETSILIGLGTVLVSSGYIIYAFSNSFTVAAVGFFILAFFIAYANTGFLTFYQNNIPVDVMGRIGSVYSLIQAILVITITSIMGVAAQITSIETVVILGVLIMMILSIALCIFTLIPANKKFYKGETDGTIGL; encoded by the coding sequence TTGATAAAAAATTTATCTTCTTGGAAATATCCATCCATATTATTAATTGGAATCGGAGTTTCAAATGTTGGCGAATGGATTTATTTTATAGCTCTTAATTTAATCGTTTTGGATATGACCAACTCACCCCTTGCTGTATCAGGACTTTATATCATTAAACCCTTGGCTTCACTAGTTACGAATTTTTGGTCCGGGAGTATGATTGATCGAATAAACAAACGAAAACTTATGGTTTTTCTTGATGTATTCCGAGCTGTATTTATAGCTTTTTTACCCTTTATGACATCCATTTCTCTAATTTATATAGTTGTATTTATTATAAATATGGCGAGTTCTATGTTTGGTCCAACTTCAATGATTTATATAACAAAATTAATTCCTCAAGAAAAAAGAAAACAATTTAATTCCCTACATAGCCTTGTTACATCCGGAGCATTTTTAATTGGACCAGCAGTTGCAGGGTTATTATTTTTTATTGGTACGCCGATATTTGCAATTTATATAAATGCAATAGCATTATTTATATCAGGAATGATTACGCTAATAATGCCTAATATAGAAAAACAAACAGTTGCTTCATCAACGAATAATAGGCTATCGATTGCAATAATAAAAAATGATTGGAATTCTGTCGTTGAATTTAGTCGCCGATCTCGTTACATAATGTTGATATACTTTTTGTTTAGTTGTGTAATGGTAGTAATGGCGAGTGCCGTAGATTCCCTTGAAGCTGCTTTTGCCAAAGAGGTTTTATTTTTGTCAGACAGTAAATATGGTCTATTGGTCACAATAGCAGGAGCTGGAATTATAGTTGGATCTATAATTAATTCCTTACTAGTAAAAAAACTGGAAACATCAATTTTAATTGGTTTGGGGACTGTTTTAGTCTCATCTGGATATATTATATATGCCTTTTCAAATTCTTTTACCGTTGCAGCAGTAGGTTTTTTTATTCTAGCTTTTTTTATCGCCTATGCTAATACAGGCTTTCTTACATTTTATCAAAACAATATACCAGTTGATGTTATGGGACGTATTGGGAGTGTCTATAGCTTGATACAAGCGATTTTAGTTATAACAATAACTAGCATTATGGGAGTGGCAGCTCAGATTACTTCAATTGAGACAGTTGTGATTTTAGGTGTTTTAATAATGATGATATTATCCATAGCCTTGTGTATATTTACCTTAATACCCGCAAATAAAAAATTCTATAAAGGTGAAACTGATGGAACTATTGGTCTTTAA
- a CDS encoding FtsK/SpoIIIE domain-containing protein: MGVGLLSIALLEKFFEHQGNYDVSESLHTCFNIAIDFKKIQPHCKDKIVPIMCGVDRSGKMNVKDMVEEHHMLLTGTTGSGKSSLIRGILTSLILHNSPDEVKFLFGDLKFSEFGIYKRLPHVMGVFMDAKLLLPPLQIIEKEMVRRGKLLDAMDVESIYELEVKLPTIVVCIDDILLLKDKPKIMKIIESISCIGRSNGVYLMLSMQRGDAKSLGGQLKNNLTFRISGKQSDETNAKISGLKQSVELFNTGRMILSIQGKEIVIQLPLKGYLIH, encoded by the coding sequence ATGGGTGTTGGGTTACTTTCTATAGCTCTCTTGGAAAAGTTTTTTGAACATCAAGGAAATTATGATGTTTCAGAGTCCCTTCATACATGTTTTAATATCGCGATAGATTTTAAAAAGATCCAGCCACATTGCAAGGATAAAATAGTCCCTATTATGTGTGGTGTAGATAGGTCAGGTAAGATGAATGTAAAAGACATGGTAGAAGAACATCATATGTTGCTTACAGGAACAACTGGAAGTGGAAAATCATCATTGATTAGGGGGATATTGACTTCATTGATTCTGCATAACTCACCTGATGAAGTAAAATTCTTGTTTGGTGATTTGAAGTTCTCTGAATTCGGGATATATAAACGTTTACCTCATGTAATGGGTGTTTTTATGGATGCTAAGTTACTCCTCCCTCCCCTTCAAATAATTGAAAAAGAAATGGTTCGAAGAGGTAAATTACTTGATGCGATGGACGTTGAAAGTATTTATGAATTAGAAGTGAAGCTACCTACAATTGTGGTTTGTATTGATGATATTTTATTGCTTAAAGATAAACCAAAAATAATGAAGATAATTGAAAGTATATCTTGTATAGGTCGTTCTAATGGTGTTTATCTGATGTTGTCAATGCAACGTGGTGATGCGAAATCATTAGGTGGACAATTGAAAAATAACCTTACCTTTAGGATATCAGGTAAACAATCAGATGAAACGAATGCAAAAATAAGTGGATTGAAGCAATCAGTTGAATTATTTAATACAGGAAGGATGATACTTTCAATTCAAGGTAAAGAAATAGTGATTCAATTACCTCTAAAAGGTTACTTGATCCATTAA
- a CDS encoding YolD-like family protein, whose protein sequence is MLMFGIAFHFSFFLTLKVPSLNEANKDYYRQVKPILDEYQLEEFENKIHTAMEFASLVKFKVWGDGFDWEYTGDDTQARSIHQGDIFGAGK, encoded by the coding sequence ATGTTAATGTTCGGAATAGCTTTCCATTTTTCCTTCTTTTTAACCTTAAAAGTTCCGTCCTTAAATGAAGCAAATAAGGATTATTACCGTCAAGTAAAGCCAATATTAGATGAGTACCAGTTAGAGGAGTTTGAAAACAAGATACATACCGCAATGGAGTTTGCTTCACTTGTAAAGTTTAAAGTTTGGGGAGATGGATTTGATTGGGAGTATACAGGAGATGATACACAGGCTAGATCCATTCACCAAGGCGATATATTTGGAGCTGGAAAATGA
- a CDS encoding DUF3900 domain-containing protein, producing the protein MDFTITYLSFYLIQVEGKGDQADKRFKHFQTLDTQEYEESPLKDFLDGELMKISKRKVDRHPKTEQIPTKLGSFIVEEGHALDSNPNYNVFNRVRYAKTKEEFQEENEQFTRSYIDTSAVRGGVFIIASAKLSKYLDEPFVFLLKCDFEPKVASISDERTLIRHVEMAITTKNMKSIQYPYMPEEGMVEEGELKIHQASHARYFEDFLKFVEYGESMPEIMKNQVIHMVHEHVSAQFEDNSDELHKFEQDLEIWETSEKREIQERLETHQVVEATAQIVEHTPEAELRMKLGSTSIKGLLADFGESIHLGKINGKYVLMIEADTIEFDKGVSPIEFHRPDDLQILIEKIINKS; encoded by the coding sequence ATGGATTTTACAATTACCTATCTATCTTTTTATCTAATCCAAGTTGAAGGAAAAGGCGATCAAGCTGATAAGCGTTTTAAACATTTCCAAACACTTGATACCCAGGAATACGAGGAAAGTCCTCTAAAGGATTTTTTGGATGGGGAATTGATGAAGATTTCCAAGCGAAAAGTGGACCGTCATCCAAAAACTGAACAAATACCGACGAAACTCGGTTCTTTTATTGTCGAAGAAGGACATGCACTTGATTCCAACCCTAATTACAATGTATTTAACCGTGTTCGCTATGCCAAAACGAAAGAGGAATTCCAAGAGGAAAATGAACAATTCACGCGGTCCTATATTGATACAAGTGCCGTCCGTGGCGGTGTCTTCATAATTGCTTCGGCTAAATTATCGAAATATCTTGATGAACCATTCGTATTCTTATTAAAATGTGATTTCGAGCCTAAAGTTGCTTCCATTTCGGATGAACGAACCTTGATTAGGCACGTTGAAATGGCAATCACCACTAAAAATATGAAATCGATTCAATACCCCTACATGCCCGAAGAAGGAATGGTCGAAGAAGGCGAACTGAAAATTCACCAGGCTTCACATGCCCGCTACTTCGAAGATTTCTTGAAATTCGTTGAATATGGCGAATCGATGCCGGAAATCATGAAAAACCAGGTCATCCACATGGTCCATGAACATGTATCCGCACAATTCGAAGACAACAGTGACGAACTGCACAAATTCGAACAAGACCTGGAAATCTGGGAAACGAGTGAAAAACGGGAAATCCAGGAACGACTTGAAACCCATCAGGTCGTCGAAGCCACGGCCCAGATTGTCGAGCATACACCTGAAGCCGAACTGCGCATGAAGTTAGGCAGTACATCCATCAAAGGACTTCTAGCCGATTTCGGCGAAAGCATCCATTTAGGCAAGATTAACGGGAAGTATGTATTAATGATAGAAGCCGATACGATAGAGTTCGATAAAGGTGTCTCGCCGATTGAATTTCATAGGCCGGATGATTTGCAAATTCTAATTGAAAAAATAATAAATAAAAGTTAA
- a CDS encoding MFS transporter, which yields MGYELGSNLTFLVVLNLGAVFGAIVGGKLADRYGSKGILVTFLVIGFITLTMPSFKPSMIMLYILISIQIVTNAYVSHYYPNEIRSTGAGWALGIGRIGGILAPTFCGILLDMSLSLVNFLAFAIPCIMQQRRFGSFRIISAT from the coding sequence GTGGGATATGAATTAGGTTCAAACCTGACATTCTTAGTAGTATTGAACCTTGGAGCAGTTTTTGGAGCAATTGTTGGAGGGAAGCTTGCAGACAGATATGGTTCCAAGGGGATTCTGGTAACTTTTTTGGTCATTGGATTCATCACCCTCACGATGCCGAGTTTCAAGCCAAGCATGATCATGCTTTATATACTGATTTCCATTCAAATCGTCACGAATGCATATGTATCCCATTATTATCCGAATGAAATCCGTTCTACAGGAGCCGGCTGGGCATTGGGCATCGGCAGAATTGGCGGAATACTTGCTCCTACTTTCTGCGGGATCCTGCTTGATATGAGCTTGTCATTGGTCAATTTTTTAGCTTTTGCCATACCATGCATCATGCAGCAGCGGCGATTTGGTTCATTCAGGATAATTTCAGCAACATGA
- a CDS encoding globin-coupled sensor protein produces MKSIWRSRQKIDSIDYMQYKEQVGINISEYPSVLNQVDMIHLTIGDLCIIRSLQEKVKEHLTQIVGNFYKNLENEPSLMKIISDNSSVERLKKTLHRHMFEMFSGTIDDAYVKQRYIIAQVHVQIGLQPKWYMSAFQDLLQSLIIHVISDIKNIEQYQENILAVTKIFNLEQQIVLEAYELENEKIRQKSLAEKETIKLQVNHNAEELAAISQETSSATQLMANKVGEIHDFTQKGSEIAIHAEGKSNEGVELLQGLERRLVKTQEQMTIISKDMEQLSNTSKEIERIVTIITSIAEQTNLLALNAAIEAARAGENGKGFAVVAGEVRKLSENTKESVSEVVKLVNGIAHFTDVMNTSITMVSGEITKGTKQGKETGIFFTEIANSMLSVKEQNIKISKEMTELNGIFEDINEAFNQVAVSSDQLTQLTMNL; encoded by the coding sequence ATGAAAAGTATATGGAGAAGTAGACAAAAGATAGATTCAATAGACTATATGCAATATAAAGAACAAGTCGGTATCAATATCAGCGAATATCCGAGTGTATTGAATCAAGTGGACATGATTCATTTGACGATCGGGGATTTGTGCATAATTCGTTCTTTACAGGAAAAAGTGAAAGAGCACTTGACCCAAATTGTAGGGAATTTTTATAAAAATCTAGAAAATGAACCCTCTTTAATGAAAATCATTTCGGACAATAGTTCTGTTGAGAGATTGAAAAAAACATTGCATCGCCATATGTTCGAAATGTTTAGCGGTACCATTGATGATGCGTATGTTAAACAGCGTTATATTATCGCACAAGTACATGTGCAAATTGGACTGCAGCCAAAATGGTATATGAGTGCTTTTCAGGATTTATTGCAATCATTAATCATTCATGTGATTTCCGATATAAAAAATATTGAGCAATATCAAGAAAACATTCTGGCTGTCACTAAAATTTTTAATTTAGAGCAGCAAATAGTTTTAGAGGCATATGAACTTGAAAATGAGAAGATTCGCCAAAAAAGCTTAGCAGAAAAAGAAACGATTAAACTACAGGTCAATCATAATGCAGAGGAATTGGCAGCAATCAGCCAAGAGACTAGTTCAGCAACTCAATTAATGGCAAATAAGGTAGGCGAAATTCATGATTTCACTCAAAAAGGGTCAGAGATTGCCATACATGCAGAGGGAAAATCAAATGAGGGAGTCGAACTGTTACAAGGATTAGAGAGAAGATTGGTAAAAACGCAAGAGCAAATGACGATCATCTCCAAAGATATGGAACAGCTATCCAATACGTCAAAGGAAATTGAACGAATTGTCACGATCATCACTTCAATTGCAGAGCAAACGAATTTGTTGGCGTTGAACGCAGCGATTGAAGCGGCAAGAGCCGGTGAAAATGGTAAAGGATTTGCGGTTGTGGCTGGTGAGGTTAGGAAGCTTTCAGAAAATACCAAGGAATCAGTTTCGGAAGTAGTGAAACTGGTTAATGGAATTGCTCATTTTACCGATGTCATGAACACGTCAATTACCATGGTTAGCGGTGAAATTACTAAAGGCACGAAACAAGGAAAAGAGACTGGCATATTTTTTACTGAAATAGCAAACTCCATGCTTTCTGTTAAAGAGCAGAATATTAAGATCTCAAAGGAAATGACAGAGCTGAATGGGATATTCGAGGATATTAATGAAGCGTTCAATCAGGTGGCCGTTTCCTCGGATCAATTGACTCAATTGACGATGAACTTGTAA